In one Planctomycetota bacterium genomic region, the following are encoded:
- a CDS encoding DUF3842 family protein: MKIVVIDGQGGGIGAHIVKKLRKAVPDNIEIIALGTNALATAAMMKSGANKGASGENAIVVNVSRLDKTDYIMGTIGIITDNALMGELTPKMAEAIKGSPAEKLLLPLSSERTEMVGVSREPLPHLIDKLIDKVAKII, from the coding sequence GTGGTAATTGACGGACAGGGAGGAGGAATTGGAGCACACATCGTAAAAAAACTCAGAAAGGCGGTTCCTGATAATATTGAAATAATCGCCTTGGGCACAAATGCGCTGGCAACAGCGGCAATGATGAAATCCGGCGCCAATAAAGGAGCGTCAGGTGAAAACGCAATCGTCGTAAATGTTTCTCGCCTGGATAAAACAGACTATATAATGGGCACAATAGGAATTATTACGGATAATGCCCTGATGGGAGAACTTACGCCCAAAATGGCTGAGGCAATTAAAGGGTCTCCGGCGGAAAAGCTTTTACTGCCGCTTAGTTCGGAAAGGACAGAGATGGTCGGGGTAAGCCGTGAGCCTTTGCCCCATTTGATTGATAAATTAATAGATAAGGTCGCAAAGATTATTTGA
- a CDS encoding CooT family nickel-binding protein: MCEANVYLREKGKEELILKEADIVRPQEDGLFMKSIFGEQKIMKAKIAEISLVDHKIIIEKL; the protein is encoded by the coding sequence ATGTGTGAAGCAAATGTTTATTTAAGGGAAAAAGGGAAAGAAGAACTTATCCTAAAGGAAGCTGATATTGTCAGGCCGCAGGAAGACGGGCTGTTTATGAAAAGCATTTTTGGGGAACAGAAAATAATGAAGGCGAAGATTGCGGAAATCAGCTTGGTTGACCATAAGATAATAATAGAAAAACTCTAA
- a CDS encoding sulfite exporter TauE/SafE family protein — protein sequence MDNSLWILYGTALFIAFIHTVIGPDHYLPFIMLGRANNWPGKKVVLVAVLCGIGHVLSSVILGIVGILAGIGVSKLEHSESIRGEIASYLLIGFGVVYAIWGLLRGLQGHYHSHSHGHIPTGENEHEHLHNHEHAHAVEKQTTFWAVFIIFVLGPCEPLIPLLMFPAAAYGWVNILNVALIFSITTILTMTIIAWLGYQGVKLITSKWIERYVHFLAGGSIAVSGLAIKMFGL from the coding sequence ATGGATAATTCACTATGGATTTTATACGGAACAGCGCTTTTCATCGCGTTTATACATACGGTAATAGGCCCAGATCATTATCTCCCTTTTATAATGCTGGGAAGGGCAAACAATTGGCCGGGTAAAAAGGTTGTCCTTGTCGCTGTCTTATGCGGAATCGGGCATGTTCTATCATCTGTTATACTGGGAATAGTCGGCATCCTAGCAGGCATAGGCGTGAGCAAACTTGAACATTCGGAATCAATCAGAGGAGAAATCGCAAGCTATCTATTGATAGGATTCGGAGTCGTTTACGCAATCTGGGGATTATTGCGCGGGTTACAAGGACATTACCATTCGCATTCGCATGGACATATACCTACAGGGGAAAACGAGCATGAACATCTGCATAACCACGAACATGCTCACGCAGTTGAAAAGCAAACAACTTTTTGGGCTGTTTTTATCATATTTGTTTTAGGCCCTTGCGAGCCATTAATCCCGCTTTTGATGTTCCCAGCCGCGGCTTACGGATGGGTAAACATACTGAATGTCGCCTTGATATTTTCGATCACTACTATATTAACAATGACCATAATCGCCTGGTTAGGCTACCAGGGAGTAAAACTTATAACATCGAAATGGATAGAACGTTATGTTCATTTTCTGGCAGGCGGTTCCATTGCCGTATCAGGGCTGGCGATAAAGATGTTTGGCTTATAA